In one window of Effusibacillus lacus DNA:
- a CDS encoding FtsW/RodA/SpoVE family cell cycle protein: protein MIERAPNKRIRDIDWGIVLIVAVLAILSVVMVSSATRVNITGDPSYFYIRQTLWFVIGFAAMFLAIRIDYAEWEKRWKSLYGAGVCSLALVNLAGSAANGARSWFQLGPLKLEPAEFMKLVLILVLSRLLKDCQASITYRQLARILLLAAIPIGLVILQPDLGTAMMMSAIVCGMLWSAGIPRRHLLGLSAIGVSFVGLLLLMYVVRQDLFFAAIQPYQWERLTMFLNPETVKSGAGYQLYQSMLAIGAGQWFGEGVYRGSQTQGAWIPERHTDFIFSVIAEELGFLGAGFLLVSYCILLVRMAKIGREARDNYGSLVVAGVL from the coding sequence ATGATTGAACGGGCACCCAACAAACGGATTCGGGACATTGATTGGGGAATCGTCCTGATTGTCGCGGTGCTGGCGATCCTTTCGGTGGTAATGGTCTCAAGCGCAACACGGGTCAATATCACCGGGGATCCATCCTACTTTTATATCCGGCAGACCCTTTGGTTTGTCATCGGGTTTGCAGCGATGTTTCTTGCCATACGAATTGATTACGCTGAATGGGAAAAGCGTTGGAAATCGTTATATGGAGCGGGTGTCTGCTCCCTTGCCCTGGTGAACCTTGCGGGCAGCGCGGCAAACGGGGCCAGAAGCTGGTTTCAACTGGGACCTTTGAAACTGGAGCCGGCCGAGTTTATGAAACTCGTACTGATTCTTGTGTTGTCCCGCTTGCTGAAGGATTGCCAGGCAAGTATTACATACAGGCAGTTGGCAAGAATTCTGCTGCTTGCGGCGATTCCGATCGGCCTTGTCATTCTGCAGCCCGATTTGGGAACTGCCATGATGATGAGCGCGATTGTTTGCGGGATGTTGTGGAGCGCGGGCATCCCGCGAAGACATTTGCTGGGCCTTTCCGCAATCGGAGTGTCGTTTGTCGGTCTGTTGTTACTTATGTACGTTGTCAGACAGGACTTGTTCTTTGCCGCAATTCAGCCCTACCAGTGGGAACGGCTTACGATGTTTCTCAATCCGGAAACGGTCAAAAGCGGGGCTGGCTACCAGCTGTATCAATCCATGCTGGCCATTGGAGCCGGTCAGTGGTTCGGGGAGGGAGTTTACCGCGGGTCACAAACACAAGGCGCCTGGATTCCGGAGAGGCATACCGATTTTATCTTTTCGGTCATCGCAGAAGAATTGGGTTTTTTGGGAGCCGGATTTTTGCTGGTGTCCTATTGTATATTGTTGGTTCGTATGGCAAAAATCGGGAGGGAAGCCCGTGACAATTACGGTTCGTTGGTGGTGGCCGGGGTTCTG
- a CDS encoding FtsW/RodA/SpoVE family cell cycle protein: protein MFLAQVFENVGMTMSMMPITGITLPLMSYGGSSIVTSMLGVGLVLNVGYRRKKIKF, encoded by the coding sequence ATGTTCCTGGCACAGGTGTTTGAAAATGTGGGAATGACCATGTCGATGATGCCCATAACGGGCATCACGCTTCCGCTGATGTCCTACGGTGGAAGTTCCATAGTAACAAGCATGCTGGGTGTCGGACTGGTTCTGAACGTGGGCTACAGGCGAAAGAAAATCAAATTTTAA
- the minD gene encoding septum site-determining protein MinD: MGEAIVVTSGKGGVGKTSTSANIGTALALAGKKVCLVDTDIGLRNLDVVMGLENRIVYDVVDVVNDNCRLEQALIKDKRFDHLFLLPASQTKDKTALVPEAMKKIVQDLKDKFDYVIIDCPAGIEQGFQVAIAGADRAIVVTTPENAAVRDADRVIGLLESARIHGPKLVINRIRPHMVRLGDMLDIDEIVSILAIDLLGVVPDDESVIAGSNHGEPTVLNPSSKAAIAYRNIARRILGDSVPLMNLEETTGLLGKFKKIMGFGK, translated from the coding sequence ATGGGTGAAGCTATCGTTGTTACATCCGGAAAGGGAGGCGTTGGAAAGACCTCCACTTCCGCCAATATCGGAACGGCACTTGCGCTTGCCGGCAAAAAAGTCTGTCTGGTTGATACGGATATCGGCCTCAGGAATCTCGACGTGGTCATGGGTCTTGAAAACCGCATCGTTTATGATGTGGTGGACGTGGTGAACGATAACTGCCGCCTGGAACAAGCTTTGATCAAGGATAAACGGTTTGACCATCTTTTCTTGCTGCCCGCGTCCCAAACCAAGGATAAGACCGCACTGGTTCCGGAAGCGATGAAAAAGATTGTGCAGGATCTGAAAGACAAATTCGATTATGTAATCATCGACTGTCCGGCAGGAATTGAACAAGGTTTTCAGGTGGCAATCGCCGGGGCTGACCGGGCGATTGTCGTGACGACTCCCGAGAATGCGGCTGTTCGTGATGCTGACCGGGTTATTGGATTGCTGGAAAGCGCCAGGATTCACGGCCCGAAGTTGGTCATTAACCGGATTCGCCCACATATGGTGCGTCTTGGAGACATGCTTGACATTGATGAAATTGTATCGATTCTTGCTATCGACCTTCTGGGTGTCGTACCTGACGATGAAAGTGTGATTGCCGGCTCCAACCATGGGGAACCGACAGTACTGAATCCGTCTTCGAAAGCGGCCATTGCTTACCGGAACATCGCAAGACGAATCCTTGGAGATTCGGTGCCTTTGATGAATCTGGAGGAAACAACCGGTTTGCTTGGCAAATTCAAAAAAATCATGGGGTTTGGCAAATAA